Proteins encoded by one window of Carassius auratus strain Wakin chromosome 8, ASM336829v1, whole genome shotgun sequence:
- the LOC113106706 gene encoding prostaglandin E2 receptor EP4 subtype-like, protein MDNSTGARRMEPTIPAIMFIFGVISNLIAIVVLCKSRREQKETTFYTLVCGLAVTDLLGTVLASPVTIATYVKGAWPDGDPLCQYFGFVLLFFSLAGLSIICAMSVERYMAINHAYFYNGHVDQKLAGVTLLAIYASNILFCALPSAGFGEVKMQYPQTWCFIEWRTNVSAHAAFSFMYAGCSSLLILVTVVCNVLVCAALIRMHRGFVRRTSLGTDPGRASDPGRSRSFRRLAGAEIQMVILLIATSAVVLICSIPLVVQVFLNQLYKTPVEKRLDKNPDLLAIRFASTNPILDPWIYILLRKAVLSKVMENIKCLFCKIGSQMPQGHNSFHCMDGAQVSSIISRELKEAMNTSQTVLYPPESCLDTCQSNQCGRSLSDASSQSSNWNSLDSRLKDPPLQVTLTNETFQEKSI, encoded by the exons ATGGACAACAGCACCGGGGCGCGCAGGATGGAGCCCACCATCCCGGCCATCATGTTCATCTTTGGAGTCATCAGCAACCTGATCGCCATCGTGGTGCTCTGCAAGTCCCGGAGGGAGCAGAAGGAGACCACCTTCTACACGCTGGTCTGCGGTCTGGCGGTCACGGATCTGCTGGGAACCGTCCTCGCCAGTCCGGTGACCATCGCCACTTATGTGAAGGGCGCGTGGCCGGATGGAGACCCCCTGTGTCAGTACTTCGGCTTCGTTCTGCTCTTCTTCTCCCTCGCGGGACTGAGCATCATCTGCGCCATGTCCGTCGAGAGATACATGGCCATCAATCACGCGTACTTCTACAACGGCCACGTGGATCAGAAGCTCGCGGGAGTCACGCTGCTCGCTATTTACGCGTCTAACATACTGTTCTGCGCGCTCCCGAGCGCGGGGTTTGGAGAGGTGAAGATGCAGTATCCTCAAACCTGGTGCTTCATCGAGTGGCGGACCAACGTGAGCGCGCACGCCGCGTTTTCCTTCATGTACGCGGGCTGCAGCTCGCTGCTGATCCTGGTGACGGTGGTCTGTAACGTGCTGGTGTGCGCCGCGCTCATCCGGATGCACCGGGGGTTCGTCCGGCGCACGTCGCTCGGCACAGACCCGGGCAGAGCGTCTGATCCCGGCAGGAGCCGCAGCTTCAGGCGCCTCGCTGGCGCGGAGATCCAGATGGTGATTCTGCTCATCGCCACCTCCGCAGTCGTGCTCATCTGCTCCATTCCGCTCGTC GTCCAGGTGTTTCTCAACCAACTTTACAAGACGCCGGTGGAGAAACGTTTAGATAAAAATCCAGATCTGCTGGCGATCCGGTTTGCCTCGACCAACCCCATTCTAGATCCCTGGATCTACATCCTGCTGCGTAAAGCGGTTCTCTCGAAGGTGATGGAGAACATCAAGTGTCTCTTCTGTAAGATCGGCTCTCAGATGCCGCAGGGACACAACAGCTTCCACTGCATGGACGGAGCGCAGGTGTCCTCCATCATCTCCAGAGAGCTGAAGGAGGCCATGAACACCTCACAGACGGTTCTATATCCACCTGAGAGCTGCCTggacacctgtcaatcaaaccagTGTGGGCGGAGCTTGTCTGACGCTTCTTCTCAATCCTCCAATTGGAACAGTTTAGACAGTCGATTGAAAGATCCACCCTTACAAGTGACTTTAACCAATGAGACGTTTCAAGAGAAGAGCATTTAA